One segment of Anopheles stephensi strain Indian chromosome 3, UCI_ANSTEP_V1.0, whole genome shotgun sequence DNA contains the following:
- the LOC118514067 gene encoding protein turtle isoform X5 has product MGMCVDPGVFRWCQALSRSRSYATLTTPKTNPRQACPSRDRFPAPGGKRRIDSASEEQQYRRKATIEGPSAKVDPVCNYTRSTSGSSSSSTAHDHDGDDLLAHHRYSALVRYRKVIDTSVRNGDKSLNRLISSLLLLLCFTLGCCTINPPQDAVHITAILGESVVFNCHVDFPGEHPVPYVLQWEKKVSEKGQEIPIFIWYESYPTHSGEGYEGRVSRVPPNSTFGAASLNLTDIRESDQGWYECKVVFLNRPPKQHKNGTWFHLDVHAPPRFSVTPEDIIYVNLGDSIILNCQADGTPTPEILWYKDANPVDPSSTVGIFNDGTELRISTIRHEDIGDYTCIARNGEGQVSHTARVIIAGGAVIMVPPTNQTKLEGEKVQFTCEAKAMPGNVTVRWFREGSPVREVAALETRVTIRKDGSLIINPVSADDSGQYTCEVSNGIGEPQSASAYLNIEYPAKVTFTPTIQYLPFRLAGVVQCYIKANPPLQYVTWTKDKRLLEPYQTKDIVIMNNGSLLFTRVNQNHQGRYTCTPYNAQGTQGSSGHMEVLVRKPPAFTVEPDPLYQRKVGESVEMHCDAQEAEGTSKPNIQWQRRDGQPLQKNRVRINNGNITIENLRRSDFGYYQCVASNEVATIVSATQLVIEGTQPHAPYNLSGSATEFSVTLSWMPGYSGGPDYKQDYTIWYREAGVSEWSTIPVTPSGSTQVTINRLSPGTTYEFQVIGKNALGDGMMSKVITIRTLDAQKAKKPSTTTAAPNDKEFKHASEDLGPKPGQPRNVTVVEIPNGFLISWQVPLERAHLVQFYTIKYRTDAQWKTLNRGQIRPEETSYLVKNLVGGRTYYFRVLANSLKSYETSEEIKFPVPARVKHKAITAGVVGGILFFIVAIILSICAVKICNKRKRRKQEKELNMVTARLTDRNALSQPIPLKRYEDICKEKERQAVFPA; this is encoded by the exons ATGGGCATGTGCGTGGACCCTGGGGTTTTCCGGTGGTGTCAGGCATTAAGCCGGTCGCGATCGTATGCCACATTAACCACACCCAAAACGAATCCCCGGCAAGCGTGTCCGAGTCGCGATAGATTCCCTGCACCCGGGGGCAAACGTCGCATCGACAGCGCCAGCGAAGAGCAGCAATACCGTCGCAAAGCAACAATAGAAGGGCCAAGTGCTAAAGTGGACCCAGTGTGCAATTACACCAGGAGTaccagtggcagcagcagcagcagtactgCTCATGATCACGACGGGGACGATCTGTTAGCCCACCACCGGTACAGTGCTCTGGTGCGATACAGAAAAGTGATAGACACAAGTGTTCGTAATGGTGATAAATCGTTGAATCGGTTGATTTCGTCcttactgttgttgttatgcTTCACGTTAGGCTGCTGCACAATTAATCCCC CGCAAGATGCAGTCCACATTACAGCGATCCTCGGCGAAAGTGTCGTCTTCAACTGTCATGTCGATTTCCCGGGCGAACATCCGGTTCCCTATGTCTTACAATGGGAAAAGAAGGTGAGCGAAAAA GGTCAGGAAATTCCAATTTTTATATGGTACGAAAGCTATCCAACGCACAGCGGAGAGGGATACGAAGGACGAGTGTCTAGAGTACCGCCAAACTCGACATTCGGTGCGGCATCACTGAATCTCACGGACATTCGCGAATCCGACCAGGGCTGGTACGAGTGTAAAGTAGTCTTTCTAAACAGACCGCCGAAGCAGCATAAGAACGGTACATGGTTTCACCTGGACGTCCATGCACCGCCAAGGTTTAGTGTAACGCCGGAAGATATAATCTACGTTAACCTAG GTGACTCGATCATACTGAATTGCCAGGCAGATGGCACACCAACACCAGAAATTTTATGGTACAAAGATGCCAACCCGGTGGATCCATCCTCTACTGTTGGCATTTTTAATGATGGCACCGAGCTGCGGATCAGCACTATCCGCCACGAAGACATCGGCGATTACACGTGTATCGCGCGCAATGGTGAGGGACAAGTCTCCCATACTGCCCGTGTTATAATAGCGGGCGGCGCTGTAATCATG GTGCCGCCCACTAATCAGACAAAGTTGGAGGGAGAGAAAGTGCAGTTCACCTGTGAGGCAAAGGCAATGCCGGGAAATGTTACAGTAAGATGGTTCCGTGAAGGGTCACCGGTACGGGAGGTAGCTGCCCTCGAGACGCGAGTCACAATACGCAAGGATGGTTCGCTTATCATCAATCCGGTCAGTGCAGACGACTCCGGTCAATACACGTGTGAAGTATCGAATGGCATTGGAGAACCACAAAGTGCTTCGGCTTATTTAAATATAGAAT ATCCTGCCAAAGTGACCTTCACCCCAACAATACAATACTTACCGTTTCGTTTAGCTGGTGTTGTACAATGCTATATAAAAGCGAATCCTCCCCTACAATATGTAACATGGACCAAAGATAAACGATTACTGGAACCTTATCAAACGAAAGACATAGTTATAATGAACAATGGATCGCTTTTATTCACGCGTGTCAACCAAAACCACCAGGGCCGGTACACCTGCACGCCTTACAACGCTCAGGGCACCCAAGGCTCGTCTGGCCACATGGAGGTGCTGGTGCGGAAGCCACCGGCGTTCACGGTCGAGCCCGATCCGCTGTACCAGCGCAAGGTAGGCGAATCGGTCGAGATGCACTGCGACGCACAGGAAGCGGAAGGCACTTCCAAACCGAACATCCAGTGGCAGCGACGGGATGGCCAACCGCTGCAGAAGAATCGTGTCCGCATCAACAACGGTAACATAACGATCGAAAACTTACGGCGGTCCGATTTCGGGTACTACCAGTGTGTCGCTTCGAACGAGGTGGCCACCATCGTCTCCGCCACGCAGCTGGTCATCGAAGGGACACAACCTCACGCGCCCTACAACTTGAGCGGCTCGGCGACCGAGTTTTCCGTCACGCTGTCGTGGATGCCCGGGTACAGTGGTGGTCCAGATTACAAGCAGGACTACACCATTTGGTACCGGGAGGCGGGAGTTTCCGAGTGGTCCACCATACCGGTGACACCGTCGGGAAGCACGCAGGTCACCATCAATCGACTCTCGCCTGGGACTACGTACGAGTTCCAGGTCATAGGCAAGAACGCGCTCGGTGACGGTATGATGAGCAAGGTGATAACTATTCGAACTCTCG ACGCTCAAAAGGCTAAGAAACCTTCGACGACAACGGCGGCGCCTAACgataaagaattcaaacacgCATCAGAAGACTTGG GTCCAAAGCCGGGTCAGCCAAGGAACGTGACGGTGGTCGAGATACCGAATGGTTTCCTGATCTCGTGGCAGGTTCCACTGGAGCGGGCGCATCTGGTGCAGTTTTACACGATAAAGTACCGCACCGATGCACAGTGGAAGACGCTCAACCGGGGCCAGATCCGACCGGAGGAAACGTCCTACCTGGTGAAGAATCTGGTCGGCGGCCGCACCTACTACTTCCGGGTGTTGGCCAACTCGCTCAAGAGCTATGAAACGAGCGAGGAGATCAAGTTCCCCGTACCGGCCAGAGTGAAGCATAAAGCTATAACGGCGGGCGTGGTTGGCGGCATCCTGTTTTTCATTGTAGCCATCATACTGTCGATCTGTGCCGTGAAGATATGCAACAAGCGTAAGCGtagaaaacaggaaaaag AACTCAACATGGTAACGGCGAGGCTAACCGACAGGAACGCCCTTAGTCAACCCATACCCTTGAAAAG ATACGAAG ATATATGCAAGGAGAAAGAAAGGCAAGCCGTATTCCCGGCCTAA
- the LOC118514067 gene encoding protein turtle isoform X6, with protein MGMCVDPGVFRWCQALSRSRSYATLTTPKTNPRQACPSRDRFPAPGGKRRIDSASEEQQYRRKATIEGPSAKVDPVCNYTRSTSGSSSSSTAHDHDGDDLLAHHRYSALVRYRKVIDTSVRNGDKSLNRLISSLLLLLCFTLGCCTINPPQDAVHITAILGESVVFNCHVDFPGEHPVPYVLQWEKKVSEKGQEIPIFIWYESYPTHSGEGYEGRVSRVPPNSTFGAASLNLTDIRESDQGWYECKVVFLNRPPKQHKNGTWFHLDVHAPPRFSVTPEDIIYVNLGDSIILNCQADGTPTPEILWYKDANPVDPSSTVGIFNDGTELRISTIRHEDIGDYTCIARNGEGQVSHTARVIIAGGAVIMVPPTNQTKLEGEKVQFTCEAKAMPGNVTVRWFREGSPVREVAALETRVTIRKDGSLIINPVSADDSGQYTCEVSNGIGEPQSASAYLNIEYPAKVTFTPTIQYLPFRLAGVVQCYIKANPPLQYVTWTKDKRLLEPYQTKDIVIMNNGSLLFTRVNQNHQGRYTCTPYNAQGTQGSSGHMEVLVRKPPAFTVEPDPLYQRKVGESVEMHCDAQEAEGTSKPNIQWQRRDGQPLQKNRVRINNGNITIENLRRSDFGYYQCVASNEVATIVSATQLVIEGTQPHAPYNLSGSATEFSVTLSWMPGYSGGPDYKQDYTIWYREAGVSEWSTIPVTPSGSTQVTINRLSPGTTYEFQVIGKNALGDGMMSKVITIRTLDAQKAKKPSTTTAAPNDKEFKHASEDLGPKPGQPRNVTVVEIPNGFLISWQVPLERAHLVQFYTIKYRTDAQWKTLNRGQIRPEETSYLVKNLVGGRTYYFRVLANSLKSYETSEEIKFPVPARVKHKAITAGVVGGILFFIVAIILSICAVKICNKRKRRKQEKELNMVTARLTDRNALSQPIPLKR; from the exons ATGGGCATGTGCGTGGACCCTGGGGTTTTCCGGTGGTGTCAGGCATTAAGCCGGTCGCGATCGTATGCCACATTAACCACACCCAAAACGAATCCCCGGCAAGCGTGTCCGAGTCGCGATAGATTCCCTGCACCCGGGGGCAAACGTCGCATCGACAGCGCCAGCGAAGAGCAGCAATACCGTCGCAAAGCAACAATAGAAGGGCCAAGTGCTAAAGTGGACCCAGTGTGCAATTACACCAGGAGTaccagtggcagcagcagcagcagtactgCTCATGATCACGACGGGGACGATCTGTTAGCCCACCACCGGTACAGTGCTCTGGTGCGATACAGAAAAGTGATAGACACAAGTGTTCGTAATGGTGATAAATCGTTGAATCGGTTGATTTCGTCcttactgttgttgttatgcTTCACGTTAGGCTGCTGCACAATTAATCCCC CGCAAGATGCAGTCCACATTACAGCGATCCTCGGCGAAAGTGTCGTCTTCAACTGTCATGTCGATTTCCCGGGCGAACATCCGGTTCCCTATGTCTTACAATGGGAAAAGAAGGTGAGCGAAAAA GGTCAGGAAATTCCAATTTTTATATGGTACGAAAGCTATCCAACGCACAGCGGAGAGGGATACGAAGGACGAGTGTCTAGAGTACCGCCAAACTCGACATTCGGTGCGGCATCACTGAATCTCACGGACATTCGCGAATCCGACCAGGGCTGGTACGAGTGTAAAGTAGTCTTTCTAAACAGACCGCCGAAGCAGCATAAGAACGGTACATGGTTTCACCTGGACGTCCATGCACCGCCAAGGTTTAGTGTAACGCCGGAAGATATAATCTACGTTAACCTAG GTGACTCGATCATACTGAATTGCCAGGCAGATGGCACACCAACACCAGAAATTTTATGGTACAAAGATGCCAACCCGGTGGATCCATCCTCTACTGTTGGCATTTTTAATGATGGCACCGAGCTGCGGATCAGCACTATCCGCCACGAAGACATCGGCGATTACACGTGTATCGCGCGCAATGGTGAGGGACAAGTCTCCCATACTGCCCGTGTTATAATAGCGGGCGGCGCTGTAATCATG GTGCCGCCCACTAATCAGACAAAGTTGGAGGGAGAGAAAGTGCAGTTCACCTGTGAGGCAAAGGCAATGCCGGGAAATGTTACAGTAAGATGGTTCCGTGAAGGGTCACCGGTACGGGAGGTAGCTGCCCTCGAGACGCGAGTCACAATACGCAAGGATGGTTCGCTTATCATCAATCCGGTCAGTGCAGACGACTCCGGTCAATACACGTGTGAAGTATCGAATGGCATTGGAGAACCACAAAGTGCTTCGGCTTATTTAAATATAGAAT ATCCTGCCAAAGTGACCTTCACCCCAACAATACAATACTTACCGTTTCGTTTAGCTGGTGTTGTACAATGCTATATAAAAGCGAATCCTCCCCTACAATATGTAACATGGACCAAAGATAAACGATTACTGGAACCTTATCAAACGAAAGACATAGTTATAATGAACAATGGATCGCTTTTATTCACGCGTGTCAACCAAAACCACCAGGGCCGGTACACCTGCACGCCTTACAACGCTCAGGGCACCCAAGGCTCGTCTGGCCACATGGAGGTGCTGGTGCGGAAGCCACCGGCGTTCACGGTCGAGCCCGATCCGCTGTACCAGCGCAAGGTAGGCGAATCGGTCGAGATGCACTGCGACGCACAGGAAGCGGAAGGCACTTCCAAACCGAACATCCAGTGGCAGCGACGGGATGGCCAACCGCTGCAGAAGAATCGTGTCCGCATCAACAACGGTAACATAACGATCGAAAACTTACGGCGGTCCGATTTCGGGTACTACCAGTGTGTCGCTTCGAACGAGGTGGCCACCATCGTCTCCGCCACGCAGCTGGTCATCGAAGGGACACAACCTCACGCGCCCTACAACTTGAGCGGCTCGGCGACCGAGTTTTCCGTCACGCTGTCGTGGATGCCCGGGTACAGTGGTGGTCCAGATTACAAGCAGGACTACACCATTTGGTACCGGGAGGCGGGAGTTTCCGAGTGGTCCACCATACCGGTGACACCGTCGGGAAGCACGCAGGTCACCATCAATCGACTCTCGCCTGGGACTACGTACGAGTTCCAGGTCATAGGCAAGAACGCGCTCGGTGACGGTATGATGAGCAAGGTGATAACTATTCGAACTCTCG ACGCTCAAAAGGCTAAGAAACCTTCGACGACAACGGCGGCGCCTAACgataaagaattcaaacacgCATCAGAAGACTTGG GTCCAAAGCCGGGTCAGCCAAGGAACGTGACGGTGGTCGAGATACCGAATGGTTTCCTGATCTCGTGGCAGGTTCCACTGGAGCGGGCGCATCTGGTGCAGTTTTACACGATAAAGTACCGCACCGATGCACAGTGGAAGACGCTCAACCGGGGCCAGATCCGACCGGAGGAAACGTCCTACCTGGTGAAGAATCTGGTCGGCGGCCGCACCTACTACTTCCGGGTGTTGGCCAACTCGCTCAAGAGCTATGAAACGAGCGAGGAGATCAAGTTCCCCGTACCGGCCAGAGTGAAGCATAAAGCTATAACGGCGGGCGTGGTTGGCGGCATCCTGTTTTTCATTGTAGCCATCATACTGTCGATCTGTGCCGTGAAGATATGCAACAAGCGTAAGCGtagaaaacaggaaaaag AACTCAACATGGTAACGGCGAGGCTAACCGACAGGAACGCCCTTAGTCAACCCATACCCTTGAAAAG ATAG